A region of bacterium DNA encodes the following proteins:
- a CDS encoding transaldolase, whose amino-acid sequence MKLFLDTANLQEIKEAVSWGIIEGVTTNPSLIKKAVLELKKSHEDTNMENYIKKILATAGRMCPVSLEVPGLDADDMVNQGMYLYEKFDQVTGNVVIKIPVCTMNSKGEGNLFDGIMAIRRLTDERIPVNATLIFTPEQALLAAKAGAEYVSPFAGRIDDRIRRAAGVSFDKSEYFPAEGISDTENPDMIITDQGLLSGVDLVSRIADIFIEYEIECEIIAASIRNAIQAREMAEVGAHIATIPFSVLKAMVVHPGTKDGIDAFTGDLVEEYLDLFKTGNDTTCE is encoded by the coding sequence ATGAAATTATTTCTTGACACGGCAAACCTGCAGGAAATCAAGGAAGCCGTATCATGGGGAATTATCGAGGGTGTAACGACTAACCCATCGCTTATAAAAAAGGCAGTCCTTGAGCTCAAGAAATCGCACGAAGACACCAACATGGAAAACTATATCAAGAAAATCCTTGCCACTGCGGGAAGGATGTGCCCCGTTTCACTGGAAGTTCCCGGGCTCGATGCGGATGATATGGTTAACCAGGGAATGTATCTCTACGAAAAATTCGACCAGGTAACAGGAAACGTCGTCATAAAGATTCCGGTCTGCACCATGAATTCCAAAGGCGAGGGTAATCTGTTCGACGGTATCATGGCTATCAGACGCCTTACCGACGAACGTATTCCGGTGAATGCCACGCTGATTTTTACACCGGAACAGGCGCTGCTCGCAGCCAAGGCGGGCGCCGAATATGTCAGCCCCTTTGCCGGGCGCATCGATGACCGTATACGCCGCGCAGCCGGGGTTTCCTTCGATAAAAGCGAATATTTCCCCGCCGAGGGTATTTCCGATACGGAAAATCCGGACATGATCATCACCGATCAGGGGCTGCTGAGCGGAGTCGATCTCGTATCGCGCATAGCGGATATTTTCATCGAATATGAAATCGAATGCGAAATCATCGCCGCAAGCATCCGTAACGCGATTCAGGCCCGTGAAATGGCGGAAGTCGGCGCGCATATAGCCACCATACCGTTTTCGGTTCTCAAGGCAATGGTAGTCCATCCCGGCACAAAGGATGGTATCGACGCTTTCACCGGCGATCTTGTCGAGGAGTATCTCGATCTTTTCAAAACCGGAAACGATACAACCTGCGAATAA
- a CDS encoding homocysteine S-methyltransferase family protein, producing MNLLEKLNEQKLLLSDGAWGTELAKKGYGGGICSELLNVEKPEVLAEIASSYVEAGSDIILTNTFGGSPYKLAKYGLEDRLDELNEAGVRISRKAAGDRVIVLGSIGPTGEFLSPLGTVTEGEMIEGFARQVKAFVAGGADGVIVESMTDLGEIVCALRAVKDNTDFPIVCSMTFDKGLRGFATMMGVKPEDAARRLEQEGADLVGSNCGWGIEEIIEVARIMRPVTKLPLWFKPNAGMPELVNGETVYRHTPGFMASRAVDLIRAGASVIGGCCGSTPDHIREMRKVVDSIRS from the coding sequence GTGAATCTGCTCGAAAAACTCAATGAACAAAAACTGCTCCTCAGCGATGGCGCATGGGGGACAGAACTCGCGAAAAAAGGCTACGGCGGCGGAATCTGCTCGGAGCTGCTCAATGTGGAGAAGCCGGAAGTGCTCGCGGAAATCGCTTCGTCATATGTGGAGGCCGGTTCGGATATAATCCTCACCAACACATTCGGCGGCAGCCCGTACAAGCTCGCAAAGTATGGCCTCGAAGACCGTCTCGACGAGCTGAACGAAGCGGGAGTCCGTATCTCGCGGAAAGCCGCGGGGGATCGGGTAATCGTCCTCGGCTCGATAGGCCCGACCGGGGAATTTCTTTCTCCGCTCGGAACAGTGACCGAAGGCGAGATGATCGAGGGGTTCGCGCGGCAGGTTAAGGCATTTGTCGCCGGAGGCGCTGACGGCGTCATCGTCGAATCGATGACCGATCTCGGCGAGATTGTCTGTGCTCTCAGGGCGGTGAAGGACAACACCGATTTCCCCATTGTGTGCTCGATGACCTTCGACAAGGGGCTGAGAGGATTTGCCACCATGATGGGAGTGAAACCCGAAGATGCGGCCCGGAGACTCGAACAGGAGGGCGCCGATCTTGTCGGCTCGAACTGCGGCTGGGGCATCGAAGAGATCATCGAGGTCGCGCGGATCATGAGACCGGTAACGAAGCTCCCGCTCTGGTTCAAGCCCAACGCCGGCATGCCTGAACTCGTGAACGGGGAGACAGTATACCGTCACACACCCGGATTCATGGCCTCACGGGCGGTTGACCTCATCCGCGCCGGAGCATCGGTTATCGGCGGCTGCTGCGGCAGCACACCGGACCATATCCGTGAAATGCGGAAGGTTGTCGATTCAATACGATCCTGA
- the nagA gene encoding N-acetylglucosamine-6-phosphate deacetylase, with translation MKNRLVLLGGDIVVSEGIMHDGVIVAENGIITAVDHVSSFTPQDSDRIIECGGYFVCPGFIDLHNQGGGGYTVTDGTRESVCGMACAHAAHGTTGLLLTPPIIGDTYRQLLPVLAETVGADTGGASILGIHAEGPFLNPAKAGCMPLAGIRNPDRYVLDEIIELGGGKIAEMTIAPELPGALDLILTLSRKGVVASLGHSNATLNDVLRAIDHGASHVTHFFNAMSPIHHREPGLTGAALYSTDLTVELVADGFHIHPWILGLAVQNKSVALTCLVTDCMHVMGFEDGVYDSLGLRVRLENGKLTLADNPDVLAGSVLTLDRAVANMVTMVGLSLADAVTMASTTPATVLGLENRKGHLETGYDADIAVLDRTYRAAATIVGGDVVHNTIECA, from the coding sequence ATGAAGAACCGGCTTGTTCTGCTGGGCGGTGATATTGTCGTATCGGAAGGAATCATGCATGACGGCGTGATCGTGGCGGAAAATGGCATCATCACCGCTGTCGACCATGTATCGTCGTTCACCCCTCAGGACAGCGACCGGATAATCGAATGCGGCGGATACTTCGTATGCCCGGGTTTCATCGATCTCCACAACCAGGGAGGCGGGGGATATACGGTAACTGACGGCACGAGGGAAAGTGTCTGCGGAATGGCGTGCGCTCATGCGGCCCACGGAACGACCGGCCTGCTGCTCACCCCTCCGATTATCGGAGATACATACCGTCAGCTCCTGCCGGTGCTTGCGGAGACTGTCGGCGCGGATACCGGGGGAGCGTCAATCCTCGGAATCCATGCAGAAGGGCCCTTTCTGAACCCCGCAAAAGCAGGCTGCATGCCGCTCGCGGGAATCAGGAATCCGGACAGGTATGTGCTCGATGAGATTATCGAGCTCGGCGGCGGTAAGATCGCTGAGATGACCATCGCTCCCGAATTGCCCGGCGCGCTCGACCTTATTCTTACGCTCTCGAGGAAGGGCGTTGTCGCCTCGCTCGGTCATTCGAATGCAACCCTGAACGATGTGCTCCGGGCGATCGACCACGGGGCATCGCATGTCACGCACTTTTTCAACGCCATGAGCCCGATCCACCACCGTGAGCCGGGGCTTACCGGCGCGGCGCTCTATTCGACCGATCTCACGGTCGAGCTTGTCGCCGACGGTTTCCACATACACCCGTGGATACTTGGGCTGGCCGTACAGAACAAGAGCGTGGCCCTGACCTGCCTCGTTACCGACTGCATGCATGTCATGGGATTCGAGGATGGAGTCTATGATTCCCTCGGGCTGCGGGTGCGGCTTGAAAACGGGAAGCTGACGCTTGCCGACAATCCCGATGTACTCGCGGGAAGTGTGCTTACCCTCGACCGTGCTGTGGCCAACATGGTAACCATGGTCGGCCTTTCCCTCGCGGATGCGGTGACCATGGCATCGACAACACCCGCGACGGTTCTTGGGCTTGAAAACCGTAAGGGACACCTCGAGACGGGATACGATGCCGATATTGCCGTGCTTGACCGCACATACCGTGCCGCCGCGACCATAGTCGGGGGAGATGTTGTTCATAATACCATAGAATGCGCGTAA